The window GAAGAGCTACTCCTTACTCCAGGCGTATCAATCTCAAGCCTCTCACCTCTCGCATCGTGCTCCTCACGCGCCGTCGTCAGCTTGGTCAGATCGTGGAGGAGGTTGAAGCTGCTAAGAAACGTTATGGGAGGCTTAACACAATCGTTATGAACTCAGTTCTGGAAGCTTGCGTTCACTGTGGAAATATCGATTTGGCTCTTCAGATGTTTCATGAGATGGCGGAACCTGGTGGAATCGGAGTCGACAGTATTAGTTACGCCACTATCTTGAAGGTGATTGTTTGGTTATTTCATCTAATTCTGAATTTTGATTTTCGTGTTACTTATCGTGTGAGAAGGACACAACACCTGTAATTTGATTTTGGAAtcgtttgttttttggttaaggGATTGGGGAAGGCTCGGAGGATTGACGAAGCGTTCCAAATGCTGGAGTCTATAGAGCAAGGAACTGCTGCTGGGAATCCCAAGTTGTCATCATCTCTTATCTATGGTTTGCTTGACGCTCTGATCAATGCTGGTAAGACACTCAAGCTGTAAAAGTTTCTCGTTCTCAGTATAGGCTGCAGCTAGTCTTGTCTACGTAATCTTGGTGTTAGTGAATTGGAAATATCATGGCCTGGCTGAAGCTGATGCAAAAACACTTTGATATTGCTCTAGTGCAGGAGATTTACGTCGTGCTAATGGTCTGCTTGCAAGATATGATATTTTGCTTCTAGATCATGGAACCCCGTCAGTTCTCATCTATAACTTGTTGATGAAGGTATTTCTTTACGCTTAGTTGCATTTAGGCTCAGAGGGAGCATCGTCGTTGTGTGTatgtcttctttcttttgcgTTAAGGGTTTtcttgttgttatatatatttcagggCTATGTCAACTCAGAATCTCCACAAGCTGCAATAAGTTTGCTAGATGAAATGTTACGCCTTAGATTGGAGCCTGATAGGTTGACCTACAATACTTTGATCCATGCCTGCATCAAGTGTGGTGATTTGGATGTGGCTATGAAGTTTTTCAAGAATATGAAGGTCACACATGTGTATTTAAAAGGCCAGTTTTATACTCCCAAGTGTTACTCAGAGTAGTACTGGGGTAGAGCTTGGCTCATGTTAGTTATGATGTCTTGGTTTTGAATTCAATTCAGGAGAAAGCAGAGGAATATTACGACGATTTTCTTCAGCCAGATGTTGTAACATACACCACTTTGGTGAAGGTGAGCCACCAATCTGTAGATCTCTTTACATATCTAATCTTTATGCGGCGGGAAGATGGCCTATTACTCTtcgttgtttgttttctttatcaatTTCTGCTTCTTGTTGTGATGACTTTCTACTTATTAGGGATTTGGGGACGCGAAGGATCTGTTATCACTACAGGACATATATTTGGAGATGAAATTGAGTGATAACGTGTTCATTGACCGAACTGCTTTTACAGCAGTAGTTGATGCTATGCTAAAGTGTGGTTCAACAAGCGGTATGTTACAATGAATTGCTGTTTCATTATTGTTGCTTTCAGCATCCTTTGAGTGTTTCCTTAGGGTCTTTATTGGATATGTTCACAGGGGCCCTTTGTGTGTTTGGTGAGATATTAAAGAGAAGTGGAGCTAATGAAGTCTTGCGGCCAAAGCCTCACTTGTACCTTTCTATGATGCGAGCGTTTGCTGTCCAAGGGGATTATGGAATGGTGAGAAATCTGTATCTTCGGTTATGGCCGGATTCCTCAGGAACAATCTCAAAGGGAGTTCAACAAGAAGCTGATAATCTCCTGATGGAAGCAGCTCTCAATGCTGGCCAGCTCGAGGAGGCCCTAGGGATTCTCTCAAGTATCGTTAGAAGGTGGAAGGCAATACCTTGGACGACCAGTGGAGGCATGGTATGATGTGAAAAGTTATTTGCAGACAttagatatttgttttggtaGACATGTATTACTAAGCAGTTATGTTCGATGATACCTTAGTTTGGTGATTTTTGTTCAACCGCAGGCTGCTGTCCGCCTAGAAACATTGTTGGGGTTTTCCAAGTCTATACTGCGTCCACATCTACTTAGAAAGGTATAGATACACCACACTCTCTATTCTTACAAATGATCTACTTAGCAAGGTATAAATTAACCATTTCCCACACTCTCTAATTCTTAATAATGGGGGTTTGTTGTGTTTTCCTTAACTTTAAATCTGAAATTGAGATATGAGTTTGgtaattaataacaatatattgaCTCAGGTGATACCAAGTGAACCAATAGAAAGCATTATGATTCAATTTGAAGCCACTCGACCTCTGCTAGGCACTCTGCAGTTGAAGAATGTTGTCATGCGGTTTTTCAAGGAGGAAGTTGTACCAATTGTAGATGACTGGGGAAGTTGCATAGGCCTTTTGCACCGGGAGGATTGCAACAAGGTGAGTTAAACTAAATCTTGTTCCGCTTTAGAACCTCTTGAcatagataaaagaaaagttGAATTGATAGAATTTGTGCATGTAATTATTTTCTCGTAGCTTGATGCGCCATTGGTCTCAATGATGAGAAGTCCGCCCACATGTGTGAGTACAACAACATCGATTGGTCGTGTGGTAGATCTGGTTTTGGAAAAGAAACTTAAGATGGTTATAGTTGTTCAATGCGGAAATCTTAGTGGGAGCGGTTATAGCTCAAAGACAGTAGGAGCTTTTACAAGAGCACAATTGTATCAGCTATTTGAACAAGAACAAAAGCTGCTTTAGTGGATGTAAGTAATATAATATTGCTTCTTATAAGAGTTAGTTCTTTC is drawn from Camelina sativa cultivar DH55 chromosome 8, Cs, whole genome shotgun sequence and contains these coding sequences:
- the LOC104708033 gene encoding pentatricopeptide repeat-containing protein At5g10690 — its product is MGSFFPSPLKMYRVLAISNLCTPLPLLKSSTFVPTRRCYPRRATPYSRRINLKPLTSRIVLLTRRRQLGQIVEEVEAAKKRYGRLNTIVMNSVLEACVHCGNIDLALQMFHEMAEPGGIGVDSISYATILKGLGKARRIDEAFQMLESIEQGTAAGNPKLSSSLIYGLLDALINAGDLRRANGLLARYDILLLDHGTPSVLIYNLLMKGYVNSESPQAAISLLDEMLRLRLEPDRLTYNTLIHACIKCGDLDVAMKFFKNMKEKAEEYYDDFLQPDVVTYTTLVKGFGDAKDLLSLQDIYLEMKLSDNVFIDRTAFTAVVDAMLKCGSTSGALCVFGEILKRSGANEVLRPKPHLYLSMMRAFAVQGDYGMVRNLYLRLWPDSSGTISKGVQQEADNLLMEAALNAGQLEEALGILSSIVRRWKAIPWTTSGGMAAVRLETLLGFSKSILRPHLLRKVIPSEPIESIMIQFEATRPLLGTLQLKNVVMRFFKEEVVPIVDDWGSCIGLLHREDCNKLDAPLVSMMRSPPTCVSTTTSIGRVVDLVLEKKLKMVIVVQCGNLSGSGYSSKTVGAFTRAQLYQLFEQEQKLL